From a single Azospirillum fermentarium genomic region:
- a CDS encoding ShlB/FhaC/HecB family hemolysin secretion/activation protein encodes MPRPRRPLSILAAVLLAGAPALVQTGFAQTMPTLPPSLDPNRLDQRFTTPAQPQSQPEIEMPAPEQAPPPKDAQRITFTLSAVTVTGNSVYDDSTLRPLWEGLLNRPVTLADLYAVRDAITAKYRDAGYALSQAIVPAQRIRGGAVRLEVVEGFVHEVVIRGEAADRLGLLHAMGEKIKAARPLRMDVMERYALLADDLPGVTVRTVLEPARGVPGGSVLTLALERTPLSGFAAVDNRGTRSAGRHQFTASATAEDQLGLFERTTVQGIVTSEIREMRYLDAAHAVPVDAEGTMVDVGLRRSWSRPGDTLKTLDLSSLTTTARVGVSHPFIRSRAETLRGEVSIILRDSRTLLLGQDYTEDRVRIAAVGLSYDVSDGWGGTNLFQVQLSKGLEILNASPSGATGLSRSGGRPDFRKITATAQRNQKVTDTITIVVAGEGQYSPDQLLSSEEFGIGGKIYGRAFDSSEITGDNGFSSRTEAQYLIPAPLPGVDYAMLYGFADYGAVWNYESGSRHGRRSLASSGIGLRAGLLERLDGAVEVAKPLIRTPDAADDRKARVFFTLSSRF; translated from the coding sequence ATGCCCCGCCCCCGCCGCCCTCTTTCCATCCTTGCCGCCGTCCTGCTGGCCGGTGCGCCCGCTCTTGTCCAGACCGGGTTCGCCCAGACGATGCCCACCCTGCCCCCCTCCCTCGATCCCAACCGGCTGGACCAGCGCTTCACCACCCCGGCGCAGCCGCAGTCCCAGCCCGAGATCGAGATGCCGGCCCCGGAACAGGCCCCGCCGCCCAAGGACGCCCAGCGCATCACCTTCACCCTGTCGGCGGTGACGGTGACGGGGAACAGCGTCTATGACGACAGCACCCTGCGCCCGCTGTGGGAAGGGCTGCTGAACCGCCCGGTGACGCTGGCCGATCTCTACGCCGTGCGCGATGCCATCACCGCCAAGTACCGCGATGCCGGCTATGCGCTGTCGCAGGCCATCGTGCCGGCCCAGCGCATCCGCGGCGGTGCCGTGCGGCTGGAGGTGGTGGAGGGCTTCGTCCACGAGGTGGTCATCCGGGGCGAGGCCGCCGACCGGCTGGGCCTGCTCCACGCCATGGGGGAGAAGATCAAGGCCGCCCGCCCGCTGCGCATGGACGTGATGGAGCGTTACGCCCTGCTGGCCGACGATCTGCCCGGCGTGACCGTGCGCACGGTGCTGGAACCGGCCAGGGGTGTGCCCGGCGGCTCGGTCCTGACGCTGGCGCTGGAGCGCACGCCGCTGTCGGGCTTCGCGGCGGTGGACAACCGCGGCACCCGCTCGGCCGGGCGGCACCAGTTCACCGCCTCGGCCACCGCCGAGGACCAGTTGGGCCTGTTCGAACGCACCACGGTGCAGGGCATCGTGACCAGCGAGATCCGCGAGATGCGCTATCTCGACGCCGCCCACGCGGTGCCGGTGGATGCCGAGGGAACCATGGTGGACGTGGGCCTGCGGCGGTCGTGGTCGCGGCCCGGCGACACGCTGAAGACGCTGGACCTGTCCAGCCTGACCACCACGGCGCGGGTGGGCGTCAGCCACCCCTTCATCCGCAGCCGGGCGGAGACCCTGCGCGGCGAAGTGTCCATCATCCTGCGCGACAGCCGCACGCTGCTGCTGGGGCAGGATTACACCGAGGACCGGGTGCGCATCGCCGCCGTGGGCCTGTCCTACGACGTGTCGGACGGATGGGGCGGCACCAACCTGTTCCAGGTCCAGCTTTCCAAGGGGCTGGAGATCCTGAACGCCAGCCCCAGCGGGGCCACCGGCCTCAGCCGCAGCGGCGGACGGCCCGATTTCCGCAAGATCACCGCCACCGCCCAGCGCAACCAGAAGGTTACAGACACCATCACCATCGTCGTGGCGGGCGAAGGCCAGTACAGCCCCGATCAACTTTTGTCTTCCGAGGAATTCGGTATCGGCGGCAAGATCTATGGGCGTGCCTTCGATTCGTCCGAGATCACCGGCGACAACGGGTTCTCGTCCCGGACGGAGGCGCAATACCTGATACCGGCGCCGCTGCCGGGGGTGGATTACGCCATGCTCTACGGGTTCGCCGATTACGGCGCGGTGTGGAATTACGAAAGCGGCAGCCGGCACGGGCGCCGGTCGCTGGCCTCGTCCGGCATCGGCCTGCGGGCCGGGCTGCTGGAGCGGCTGGACGGCGCGGTGGAGGTGGCGAAACCCTTGATCCGCACCCCCGACGCCGCCGACGACCGCAAGGCGCGCGTGTTCTTCACCCTGTCCAGCCGCTTCTGA
- a CDS encoding adenylate/guanylate cyclase domain-containing protein, with protein sequence MGRRMGRTLLLLLAGAGAALAGTLVAMGLYGPLQGPGIDALYLLREKVYGPQPAPPGTPVVVVGIDEETYRRAPFAGTPQALWAPKLGTVLTALHQGGAKVIGLDLIQPTSVETLIPGFERDYLLALRGVSRAGALVLAKVQHQEEPLLPYRGQAIAVGGASNIRSVNLVEDPDGVLRRVPLTLDVTGPDGRPRPEPSFAMDIAARALDAPLQRGADGRMSIGGYTIPGGDGDTLLVNHPTTAGAIPAYSLADLLACAETGDSAYFQRNFAGKVVLVGTVLDVEDRKLSSARWVTKPEGLNLPPRCTLPVMAGLYRTDLRRDTIPGVFIHAAAIGNVIARNALGEVDRTTAAGLVLAVAGVAAALTLAAAPLPAGMGLLAVLVLWCGGTVAAFHGGTVLPLLQGVVAAAVAFPLLLLFRFAVLDRDQRQIRQAFRLYLPAPLIDEMIASGQSPQLGGENRAVSIMFCDIAGFTRMSEGMDPEQLVSVLNRYFTVMTDIIEEHGGFVDKYIGDAVLAVFGAPYRTANHARSAVDAAIAMARAMDADPTLLAAESGHRGSNRTGIATGVALIGNIGSPRRFNYTVMGDTANLASRLEGANKGYGTALMVSAETMALYGDPGAFRELDTVQVVGRNEPVTVYEPLAPERRADPADTARRAAYAEALAHWRAGRFAEAAAGFHALAATDKAAAVMARKADAHAPRPPPPGWAGVTALTEK encoded by the coding sequence ATGGGACGGCGGATGGGGCGCACGCTGCTTCTGCTGCTGGCGGGGGCCGGAGCGGCGCTGGCGGGAACACTGGTGGCCATGGGGCTGTACGGCCCGCTCCAGGGGCCGGGCATCGACGCCCTCTATCTCTTGCGCGAAAAGGTTTACGGGCCGCAGCCGGCCCCGCCCGGCACGCCGGTGGTGGTGGTCGGCATCGACGAGGAAACCTACCGCCGCGCTCCCTTCGCCGGCACGCCCCAGGCGCTGTGGGCGCCCAAGCTGGGCACGGTGCTGACCGCCCTGCACCAGGGCGGGGCCAAGGTGATCGGGCTGGATCTGATCCAGCCAACCTCGGTCGAGACGCTGATTCCGGGGTTCGAGCGCGACTATCTTCTGGCCCTGCGCGGGGTGAGCCGGGCCGGTGCGCTGGTGCTGGCCAAGGTGCAGCATCAGGAGGAACCCCTGCTGCCCTACCGCGGGCAGGCCATCGCCGTGGGCGGGGCGTCCAACATCCGCTCGGTCAATCTGGTGGAAGACCCCGACGGCGTGCTGCGGCGGGTGCCGCTGACCCTGGACGTGACCGGACCGGACGGCAGGCCGCGGCCCGAACCCTCCTTCGCCATGGACATCGCCGCCCGCGCCCTGGATGCGCCGCTGCAACGGGGGGCGGACGGCCGCATGAGCATCGGCGGCTACACCATCCCCGGCGGGGACGGCGACACGCTGCTGGTCAACCACCCCACCACCGCCGGGGCCATCCCCGCCTATTCCCTGGCCGACCTGCTGGCCTGTGCCGAGACCGGCGACAGCGCCTATTTCCAGCGGAATTTCGCCGGAAAAGTGGTGCTGGTGGGCACGGTGCTGGATGTGGAGGACCGCAAGCTGTCCTCCGCCCGCTGGGTCACCAAGCCGGAGGGGCTGAACCTGCCGCCCCGCTGCACCCTGCCGGTGATGGCGGGGCTGTACCGCACCGATCTGCGCCGCGACACCATCCCCGGCGTGTTCATCCACGCCGCCGCCATCGGCAACGTCATCGCCCGGAACGCCTTGGGCGAGGTGGACCGCACCACCGCCGCCGGGCTGGTGCTGGCGGTGGCCGGGGTGGCGGCGGCGCTGACCCTGGCCGCCGCCCCGCTGCCCGCCGGCATGGGGCTTCTGGCGGTGCTGGTGCTGTGGTGCGGGGGGACGGTGGCGGCGTTCCACGGCGGCACGGTGCTGCCGCTGCTGCAAGGGGTGGTGGCCGCGGCGGTGGCCTTTCCGCTGCTGCTGCTGTTCCGCTTCGCGGTGCTGGACCGCGACCAGCGCCAGATCCGCCAGGCGTTCCGCCTGTACCTGCCGGCCCCGCTGATCGACGAGATGATCGCATCCGGCCAGTCGCCGCAACTGGGCGGGGAAAACCGCGCCGTGTCGATCATGTTCTGCGACATCGCCGGCTTCACCCGCATGTCCGAGGGCATGGACCCCGAACAGCTCGTGTCGGTGCTGAACCGCTATTTCACCGTGATGACCGACATCATCGAGGAGCATGGCGGCTTCGTGGACAAATACATCGGCGATGCGGTGCTGGCGGTGTTCGGCGCCCCGTACCGCACCGCCAACCACGCCCGGTCGGCGGTGGACGCCGCCATCGCCATGGCGCGGGCCATGGACGCCGACCCCACCCTGCTGGCGGCGGAGAGCGGCCACCGCGGGTCCAACCGCACCGGCATCGCCACCGGGGTGGCGCTGATCGGCAACATCGGCTCCCCCCGCCGGTTCAACTACACGGTCATGGGCGACACCGCCAACCTCGCCTCCCGGCTGGAAGGGGCGAACAAGGGCTATGGCACCGCCCTGATGGTCAGCGCAGAGACCATGGCGCTCTACGGCGACCCCGGCGCCTTCCGCGAGCTGGACACGGTGCAGGTGGTGGGCCGGAACGAGCCGGTGACCGTCTATGAACCGCTCGCCCCCGAACGCCGCGCCGACCCGGCGGACACCGCCCGCCGCGCCGCCTATGCCGAGGCGCTGGCCCACTGGCGCGCCGGGCGCTTCGCCGAGGCCGCCGCCGGCTTCCACGCCCTGGCCGCCACCGACAAGGCCGCCGCCGTCATGGCCCGCAAGGCGGACGCCCACGCCCCCCGGCCCCCGCCGCCCGGCTGGGCCGGCGTCACCGCCCTGACCGAGAAGTGA
- a CDS encoding two-partner secretion domain-containing protein, translated as MRPPHPARTFQRSTTALAGAAGLVLGAGSAWANPEDGRVIAGQAVIERPGPGQVDIRQDSGRAVIDWQSFSIGPGEHTRFRQPGPEAITLNRVTGPNPSEIMGRLSANGQVWLVNPHGIFFGPTAQVDVGGLLATTHTIRADDFMAGRFAFEGQAGAAAMVENEGSITVRNAGLAAFVAPGVANRGTIDARLGSVELASGRAFVVDLYGDQKINLAVDAKTDAQPVGHGGKPAKALVENSGKIFADAGRVRLSAASARGIVDRVIDMSGHVQARSVREENGEIVLSGDDGTVEVSGTLDAAGRAAGETGGAVTVTGRAVAVRTGARIDTTGPAGGGPIRVGGDAMGGTADAATLAGYHIRPARKPIPTAETTVVESGATLAADATDAGRGGSVVVWADRATAFAGTITATGGPRGGDGGFVETSGRQTLAATGMVRTGAVNGAAGVWLLDPADITISTGGSTTPIGGTHAPTGSVSVIHPSVIADALAANSSVEITTSAGSGGTGTITVSDAITKTSGGNSTLTLKASRDVIVNADITSTAGTLGLVLNAHAENDTAPGRVRISGATIDTNGGSLTIGGGLNPATTAAIGLGSITGEANRGVSLSGATITTGAGAIRIAGDGGSDGANGSNRGIETSGTTITTTSGAITLIGRGSHANGTGNTGIVVGSGTTVQSTSGAISLDGSGGSNTGGLFSDYGIQIASGAHILSSGTAPISLRGINPNTSLRGIWADSTAQIGGAAATGAITLEADELTLDSTASVQGHGDLTLRPADLSASVTVGGSTGSFPLTAATLAALQDGFSMIHIGRADGSGTITVATAAFKDAVTIGNGDPSGKILVSGALSTGSGTEAGTITLQAGDSVTLQSGSSITTQNRAVVLNAARSGAGAVVLTSAAITTNGGALTMGGGVPSSGDTPTGPAVGTATNPAGIGIAGSTILTGGGAITLRGTGYTGLTNSHGIALTGTTALNAGTGAILLDGVARSGAGTQSGVLIDAQSGTLTLTSAAPSGTAISITGTASTGNSTSAWGLRLLGNATVQATGGGAISLSGTAGTSSDSNVAGIGTENTGAGSPKVQSLTGAITLTGTAGTGPGATGLTLSGSTRIGKGALTGTASADITLTADSMVLARTGSPEIQSGGTLTIAPLTASTTIGLGSGAGSLSLTSASLAVLKDGFSAITIGRADGTGAITTGGALTFSDTLHLRSPGGGIAIGGTLDTGLNTLTLETSGTATQSAAIRAAALRLLGGGGTHTLTDAGNNVLTLAGNTGTVTYRDSDGLMIGTVGGTAGLTVNGTTLSLTTGGTLEQTAALTGVGQLTIAAGGDILLAGSGASNTVSRLGAITRGGAFRFENAGTGLLVDGAIGTDTLNGDISIRTAGDLTLNGATAMAVSGTGSIALSAAGAFRNGAGAGVFTLGTGRWLIYSADDTQITTGGLSGGTLYGRTWTGDPPSSITAPGNQFLFANTPSPPVPPPPPPPPPPQPPVSPPTTDPPVTQPPVTDPPVTDPPVTQPPVTQPPVTQPPVSPPTPDPPVATHPPAPPPPPVTAGTTTTTVPGTLSTAVERVLHTVQGAPPPVQPPAPPLGPPHSPVPVAQAPFQGPPHNTPASVALASGGTAVFTTAATAARREGATLAQPGPEVLAAPRVQAAAATVAQAAANGNLAAAVQTVAAGRLTVEEQKAVFQNVPAAAIVSGLKASPDPVARRVGAALETVAATGQPAYAEVKKALKDAGADADTARTYLVMTQRVEREQRTQTFSGALSELIRDPAAYDLFRRADGPAAPPRIARFSAGRTRGTGVTLRGIVEGSEGVAEARVNGRWVFIDENGQFRTSIPVDPGETQATLTIVDDKGQKTEQVITIAADTAATGAEPAPVKPRRIALMIAVDTYANPGIPTLGTPPADVAAVGRALSETLGYETRVLRNPGKMEIAAALRALGREVNEQDKVVVYYAGHGYEITETGTGYWLPADAGTDSARNWLSNNDIARFLSRMPAKHVMLVSDSCYSGSFTKEQKVDAAALKALTRDELRQRRSVMAMSSGGDEPVADGEVNSPFAAALLTRIGGLPSDAEGYNLFLQVREDVTREVPQTPQYGVVRTAGYDQGGDYLLELNRQSKIQPKQTGPAVH; from the coding sequence ATGCGCCCCCCCCATCCTGCCCGCACATTCCAGCGCTCCACCACCGCCCTGGCCGGGGCAGCGGGACTTGTACTGGGCGCCGGATCCGCGTGGGCCAACCCCGAGGATGGGCGGGTCATCGCCGGTCAGGCGGTGATCGAACGCCCCGGCCCCGGACAGGTGGACATCCGCCAGGACAGCGGGCGGGCGGTGATCGACTGGCAATCCTTCAGCATCGGACCGGGGGAGCACACCCGCTTCCGCCAGCCCGGCCCCGAGGCCATCACGCTCAACCGCGTCACCGGCCCCAACCCGTCGGAGATCATGGGGCGGCTGAGCGCCAACGGTCAGGTGTGGCTGGTCAATCCCCACGGCATCTTCTTCGGCCCCACGGCGCAGGTGGACGTGGGCGGGCTGCTCGCCACCACCCACACCATCCGGGCGGACGATTTCATGGCCGGACGCTTCGCGTTCGAGGGGCAGGCCGGTGCTGCCGCCATGGTGGAGAACGAGGGCAGCATCACCGTGCGCAACGCCGGGCTGGCCGCCTTCGTCGCCCCCGGCGTGGCGAACCGCGGCACGATCGACGCCCGGCTGGGATCGGTGGAACTGGCGTCGGGCCGCGCCTTCGTCGTGGATCTCTACGGCGATCAGAAGATCAATCTGGCGGTGGACGCCAAGACCGACGCCCAGCCGGTGGGTCACGGGGGCAAGCCGGCCAAGGCGCTGGTGGAGAATTCCGGCAAAATCTTCGCCGACGCCGGACGGGTCCGGCTGTCGGCGGCGTCGGCCCGCGGCATCGTGGACAGGGTGATCGACATGAGCGGCCACGTCCAGGCCCGCTCGGTACGCGAAGAAAACGGAGAGATCGTGCTGTCGGGCGACGACGGCACGGTGGAGGTGTCGGGCACCCTGGACGCCGCGGGCCGTGCGGCAGGTGAGACCGGCGGGGCCGTCACCGTGACCGGCAGGGCCGTGGCCGTGCGCACCGGTGCCCGCATCGACACCACCGGCCCCGCGGGCGGCGGTCCGATCCGGGTGGGCGGCGATGCCATGGGCGGGACCGCCGACGCCGCCACCCTGGCCGGCTATCATATCCGCCCGGCGCGCAAACCGATTCCCACCGCCGAGACCACCGTGGTGGAATCCGGCGCCACGCTGGCCGCCGACGCCACCGATGCCGGGCGCGGCGGGTCGGTGGTGGTATGGGCCGACCGTGCCACCGCCTTTGCCGGCACCATCACCGCCACCGGCGGGCCGCGGGGCGGCGACGGCGGCTTCGTCGAAACTTCGGGCAGGCAGACGCTGGCCGCCACCGGCATGGTGCGCACCGGGGCCGTGAACGGCGCGGCGGGGGTGTGGCTGCTGGACCCGGCGGACATCACCATCTCCACCGGCGGCAGCACCACGCCCATCGGCGGCACCCATGCCCCCACCGGCTCGGTCTCGGTCATCCACCCCAGCGTGATCGCCGACGCGCTGGCGGCCAACAGCAGCGTGGAGATCACCACCAGCGCCGGCAGCGGCGGCACCGGCACCATCACCGTCAGCGATGCCATCACCAAGACGTCGGGCGGCAATTCCACCCTGACGCTGAAGGCCAGCCGGGACGTGATCGTCAACGCCGACATCACCTCCACCGCCGGGACGCTCGGCCTGGTGCTGAACGCGCACGCGGAAAACGACACGGCACCGGGACGGGTGCGCATCAGCGGCGCCACCATCGACACCAACGGCGGCAGCCTGACCATCGGCGGCGGGCTGAACCCGGCCACCACCGCCGCCATCGGGCTGGGGTCGATCACGGGGGAAGCGAACCGCGGCGTCTCTCTCAGCGGGGCCACCATCACCACCGGGGCCGGGGCCATCCGCATCGCGGGCGACGGCGGCAGCGACGGCGCCAACGGCTCCAACCGCGGGATCGAGACGTCCGGCACCACCATCACCACCACCAGCGGGGCCATCACCCTGATCGGCCGCGGGAGCCATGCCAACGGGACCGGCAACACCGGCATCGTGGTGGGCAGCGGCACCACCGTGCAATCCACCAGCGGCGCCATCAGCCTGGACGGATCGGGGGGCAGCAACACCGGGGGCCTGTTCAGCGATTACGGCATCCAGATCGCCAGCGGCGCCCACATCCTGTCGTCCGGCACGGCCCCCATCAGCCTGCGCGGCATCAACCCCAACACCAGCCTGCGCGGCATCTGGGCCGACAGCACCGCCCAGATCGGCGGGGCGGCGGCCACCGGCGCCATCACCCTGGAAGCCGACGAACTGACCCTGGACAGCACGGCATCGGTGCAGGGCCATGGCGACCTGACCCTGCGCCCCGCCGATCTGTCGGCATCGGTCACGGTGGGGGGCAGCACCGGCAGCTTCCCGCTGACCGCCGCCACCCTGGCGGCGCTGCAGGACGGGTTCTCCATGATCCACATCGGGCGGGCCGACGGGTCGGGGACCATCACGGTCGCCACGGCGGCGTTCAAGGATGCCGTCACCATCGGCAACGGCGACCCGTCGGGGAAGATCCTGGTCAGCGGTGCCCTGTCCACCGGATCGGGGACCGAGGCCGGGACCATCACGCTGCAGGCCGGGGATTCCGTCACGCTTCAGTCCGGCAGCAGCATCACCACCCAGAACCGCGCGGTGGTGCTGAACGCCGCACGCAGCGGCGCCGGGGCGGTTGTGCTGACCAGCGCCGCCATCACCACCAACGGCGGGGCGCTGACCATGGGCGGCGGGGTGCCGTCCAGCGGCGACACCCCCACCGGCCCGGCGGTCGGCACCGCCACCAACCCCGCCGGCATCGGCATCGCCGGCAGCACCATCCTGACCGGCGGCGGCGCCATCACCCTGCGCGGCACGGGCTATACGGGCCTGACCAACAGCCACGGCATCGCCCTGACCGGCACCACGGCGCTGAACGCCGGCACCGGCGCCATCCTGCTGGACGGGGTGGCGCGGTCGGGGGCGGGCACCCAGAGCGGCGTGCTGATCGACGCCCAGAGCGGCACGCTGACGCTCACCTCCGCCGCCCCGTCGGGCACCGCCATCTCCATCACCGGCACGGCATCCACCGGCAATTCCACTTCCGCCTGGGGGCTGCGGCTGCTGGGCAACGCCACGGTCCAGGCCACGGGCGGCGGCGCCATCTCCCTGAGCGGCACCGCCGGAACCTCGTCCGACAGCAATGTCGCCGGCATCGGCACGGAAAACACCGGGGCCGGCAGCCCGAAGGTCCAGTCGCTGACCGGCGCCATCACCCTGACCGGCACCGCCGGCACCGGGCCGGGGGCCACCGGCCTCACCCTGTCGGGAAGCACCAGGATCGGCAAGGGCGCGCTGACCGGCACGGCCAGTGCCGACATCACCCTGACGGCGGATTCCATGGTGCTGGCCCGCACCGGCTCGCCGGAGATCCAGAGCGGCGGCACCCTGACCATCGCTCCGCTCACCGCCTCCACCACCATCGGGCTGGGGTCCGGGGCGGGATCGCTGTCGCTGACATCCGCCTCGCTGGCGGTGCTGAAGGACGGGTTTTCCGCCATCACCATTGGGCGGGCGGATGGGACCGGCGCCATCACCACCGGCGGCGCCCTGACCTTTTCCGACACCCTGCACCTGCGCAGCCCCGGCGGCGGCATCGCCATCGGCGGCACCCTCGATACCGGGCTGAACACCCTGACGCTGGAAACCTCGGGCACCGCCACCCAGAGCGCGGCCATCCGGGCGGCGGCCCTGCGGCTGCTAGGCGGCGGCGGCACCCATACCCTGACCGACGCCGGCAACAACGTGCTGACCCTGGCCGGCAACACCGGCACCGTCACCTACCGGGACAGCGACGGGCTGATGATCGGCACCGTCGGCGGCACCGCGGGGCTGACCGTCAACGGCACCACGCTTTCCCTGACCACCGGCGGCACGCTGGAGCAGACGGCGGCCCTGACCGGTGTGGGGCAACTGACCATCGCGGCGGGCGGCGACATCCTGCTGGCCGGCAGCGGGGCATCGAACACGGTGTCCCGGCTGGGCGCCATCACCCGTGGCGGCGCCTTCCGGTTCGAGAACGCCGGCACGGGGCTGCTGGTGGACGGGGCCATCGGCACGGATACCCTCAACGGTGACATCAGCATCCGCACCGCGGGCGATCTGACCCTGAACGGGGCCACCGCCATGGCGGTGTCGGGCACGGGCTCGATCGCCCTGTCCGCCGCAGGTGCGTTCCGCAACGGCGCCGGGGCGGGGGTGTTCACGCTGGGCACCGGGCGGTGGCTGATCTATTCCGCCGATGACACGCAGATCACCACCGGGGGCCTGAGCGGCGGCACGCTCTATGGCCGGACGTGGACCGGCGACCCGCCGTCCTCCATCACCGCGCCGGGCAACCAGTTCCTGTTCGCCAACACCCCGTCGCCGCCCGTCCCGCCGCCGCCCCCTCCGCCGCCGCCGCCCCAGCCCCCGGTGTCTCCGCCCACAACCGATCCGCCGGTCACACAGCCGCCGGTCACGGACCCGCCCGTGACCGATCCGCCCGTCACACAACCCCCGGTCACCCAGCCGCCCGTCACCCAGCCGCCGGTGTCTCCGCCCACACCCGATCCGCCGGTCGCCACCCATCCGCCGGCTCCCCCGCCGCCGCCGGTGACGGCCGGCACCACCACCACCACCGTTCCGGGCACCCTGAGCACGGCGGTGGAGCGGGTGCTGCACACCGTCCAGGGTGCCCCGCCCCCGGTTCAGCCCCCCGCCCCGCCGCTCGGTCCGCCCCACTCGCCCGTCCCGGTTGCTCAAGCCCCGTTCCAAGGGCCGCCGCACAACACCCCGGCATCGGTTGCCCTGGCGTCGGGGGGCACGGCGGTGTTCACCACCGCCGCCACCGCCGCCCGGCGGGAGGGGGCGACCCTGGCCCAGCCCGGTCCCGAGGTTCTGGCCGCTCCCCGCGTGCAGGCCGCCGCCGCCACAGTGGCCCAGGCCGCCGCGAACGGAAACCTCGCCGCCGCCGTCCAGACCGTCGCCGCCGGGCGCCTGACGGTGGAGGAGCAGAAGGCGGTGTTCCAGAACGTCCCCGCCGCCGCCATCGTCAGCGGGCTGAAGGCCAGCCCCGACCCGGTGGCCCGGCGGGTGGGCGCCGCCCTGGAAACCGTCGCCGCCACCGGACAGCCGGCCTATGCCGAGGTCAAGAAGGCGCTGAAGGACGCCGGGGCCGACGCCGACACCGCCCGCACCTATCTGGTCATGACCCAGCGGGTGGAGCGGGAACAGCGGACCCAGACGTTCAGCGGCGCGCTGAGCGAGCTGATCCGCGACCCCGCCGCCTATGACCTGTTCCGCCGGGCCGACGGGCCGGCGGCTCCGCCGCGGATCGCGCGGTTTTCCGCCGGTCGCACCCGCGGGACCGGCGTCACCCTGCGCGGCATCGTGGAGGGAAGCGAGGGCGTGGCCGAGGCGCGGGTCAACGGCCGCTGGGTCTTCATCGACGAGAACGGCCAGTTCCGCACCAGCATTCCCGTCGATCCCGGCGAGACCCAGGCCACCCTGACCATCGTCGATGACAAGGGGCAGAAGACCGAACAGGTCATCACCATCGCCGCCGATACCGCCGCCACCGGTGCCGAACCGGCCCCGGTCAAGCCGCGCCGCATCGCGCTGATGATCGCGGTGGATACCTATGCCAACCCCGGCATTCCCACGCTGGGCACCCCGCCCGCCGACGTGGCCGCCGTGGGCCGGGCGCTGAGCGAGACCCTGGGCTATGAAACCCGCGTCCTGCGCAACCCCGGCAAGATGGAGATCGCCGCCGCCCTGCGCGCCCTGGGGCGCGAGGTCAACGAACAGGACAAGGTGGTGGTCTATTATGCCGGCCACGGCTACGAGATCACCGAGACCGGCACCGGCTATTGGCTGCCCGCCGACGCCGGCACCGACAGCGCGCGCAACTGGCTGTCCAACAACGACATCGCCCGCTTCCTCAGCCGCATGCCGGCCAAGCACGTGATGCTGGTGTCGGACAGTTGCTATTCCGGCTCCTTCACCAAGGAACAGAAGGTCGATGCCGCGGCGCTGAAGGCCCTGACGCGGGACGAGCTGCGCCAGCGCCGTTCGGTGATGGCCATGTCGTCGGGCGGCGACGAGCCGGTGGCGGACGGAGAGGTGAATTCACCCTTTGCCGCCGCCCTGCTGACCCGCATCGGCGGTCTGCCGTCCGACGCCGAGGGCTACAACCTGTTCCTTCAGGTGCGCGAGGACGTGACGCGGGAGGTGCCGCAGACCCCGCAGTACGGCGTGGTCCGCACCGCCGGCTATGATCAGGGCGGCGATTACCTGCTGGAGCTGAACCGGCAGAGCAAGATCCAGCCGAAACAGACGGGGCCGGCGGTCCATTGA
- a CDS encoding ABC transporter ATP-binding protein, producing MAAMSMAAVSADLSVEIRRKSYPGTVLFDGFRLTLPAGGFTALVGPSGCGKSTLLNMIAGLDRDFDGAVTLPAGRGGEPVLGYVFQNPRLLPWYTVAENLALVLRHRPGWPALAAAWLRDVGLEGQGDTYPARLSGGMARRAALARAFAVEPDLLLMDEPFVSLDAPTARRLRALLAGILRAHPTTVLFVTHDVREAVALADRILFLSPSPVRVLLDMPVGLSAGERADEDVVDRLCRDLQRTHGALLDSGG from the coding sequence ATGGCGGCGATGAGCATGGCGGCGGTGAGCGCCGATCTGTCGGTGGAGATCCGCCGCAAAAGCTATCCCGGCACGGTCCTGTTCGACGGGTTCCGCCTGACGCTGCCCGCCGGGGGATTCACGGCGCTGGTGGGGCCGTCGGGGTGCGGCAAGAGCACGCTTCTCAACATGATCGCCGGGCTGGACCGGGATTTCGACGGGGCGGTGACCCTGCCGGCGGGCCGTGGGGGCGAGCCGGTGCTGGGCTACGTGTTCCAGAACCCGCGCCTGCTGCCGTGGTACACGGTGGCGGAGAACCTCGCCCTTGTGCTGCGGCACCGTCCGGGGTGGCCGGCGCTGGCCGCCGCGTGGCTGCGCGACGTGGGGCTGGAGGGGCAGGGCGACACCTATCCCGCCCGCCTGTCGGGGGGCATGGCCCGGCGGGCGGCGCTGGCCCGCGCCTTTGCCGTCGAGCCCGACCTGTTGCTGATGGACGAGCCGTTCGTGTCGCTGGACGCCCCCACCGCCCGGCGGCTGCGCGCACTCCTGGCCGGCATCCTGCGGGCGCATCCCACCACCGTGCTGTTCGTCACCCACGACGTGCGGGAGGCGGTGGCGCTGGCCGACCGCATCCTGTTCCTGTCGCCGTCCCCGGTGCGGGTGCTGCTGGACATGCCCGTGGGCCTGAGTGCCGGCGAGCGCGCCGACGAGGACGTGGTGGACCGGCTGTGCCGGGATCTCCAGCGGACCCATGGTGCGCTCCTGGACAGCGGCGGATGA